Proteins found in one Panicum hallii strain FIL2 chromosome 4, PHallii_v3.1, whole genome shotgun sequence genomic segment:
- the LOC112888364 gene encoding (R)-mandelonitrile lyase-like: MAAVSACLHLLLLLLGVLLVPSRTAAQPRAFGGAPPVYARYLVDAAAMPAVELYDYIVVGGGTAGCPLAATLAGSGGGRVLLLERGGAPSEFPALATAGGFVRTLAMADPAPESDAPAQGFTSEDGVPNVRARVLGGGTAINAGFYSRAHPEWFRSHAEDAEVTNWDMRLVNASYEWVERHMTFQPTVRGFQAAVRAALLEANVTPWNGFTVDHVTGTKVGATTFDASGRRHSAADLLAFARPSRLRVAIRATVTRIITNPIDPAARHGRSPQPTIAAIGVVYQDRLLDQHQALLRPGGEVILSAGALGSPQLLLLSGIGTASDLSYLGIPVSADIPDVGKHMFDNPRNGISIIPSVPIDHSLIQVVGIPSANGTASYLEAASYIVPLAPVLRSAGPFIGSSSPLYVTVATIMEKVPGPLSEGSLWLSSTNPLESPPLRFNYLSRPEDLARCVLGVRRVAEVLEGRALDGFRSPVGSVNRRGAVRRDFRIVGMALPVEWRTDDRALAEYCQQTVATLWHYHGGCIAGKVVDRDFRVIGTRALRVVDASTFSQTPGTNPQATVLMMGRYVGLKMIEERHSRRPVITS; this comes from the exons ATGGCCGCAGTCTCCGCgtgcctccacctcctcctcctcctcctcggcgtcCTTCTCGTGCCGTCCCGCACCGCCGCTCAGCCCCGCGCTTTCGGAG GCGCGCCGCCGGTGTACGCGCGGTACCTGGTCGACGCGGCGGCGATGCCGGCGGTGGAGCTGTACGACTACATTGTGgtgggcggcggcacggcggggtgCCCGCTAGCGGCGACGCTTGCGGGGTCCGGCGGCGGACGCGTGCTCCTGCTcgagcgcggcggcgcgccCAGCGAGTTCCCGGCTCTCGCCACGGCCGGCGGGTTCGTCCGGACGCTCGCCATGGCCGACCCGGCCCCGGAGTCCGACGCGCCCGCGCAGGGGTTCACGTCCGAGGACGGCGTCCCCAACGTGCGTGCGCGCGTGctcggcggcggcacggccATCAACGCCGGGTTCTACTCCCGCGCGCACCCCGAATGGTTCCGCAGCCACGCCGAG GACGCCGAGGTGACGAACTGGGACATGCGGCTGGTGAACGCGTCGTACGAGTGGGTGGAGAGGCACATGACGTTCCAGCCGACGGTGCGCGGGTTCCAGGCGGCGGTGAGGGCGGCGCTGCTGGAAGCCAATGTCACGCCGTGGAACGGCTTCACGGTGGACCACGTCACCGGCACCAAGGTCGGCGCCACCACCTTCGATGCTTCGGGCCGGCGGCACAGCGCGGCGGACCTGCTTGCCTTTGCTCGTCCCAGCCGTCTCCGTGTTGCAATCCGTGCTACGGTTACCCGTATCATCACCAACCCGATTGACCCTG CTGCACGCCATGGAAGGTCTCCACAACCAACAATAGCAGCAATTGGTGTTGTGTACCAGGACCGTCTCCTCGATCAGCACCAAGCTCTCCTGCGTCCAGGTGGGGAGGTTATACTTTCAGCAGGTGCCCTGGGGAGTCCCCAGTTGCTTCTTCTCAGTGGCATTGGCACTGCTAGTGATCTTTCCTACCTCGGCATCCCTGTCTCTGCCGATATCCCTGACGTCGGCAAGCACATGTTCGACAACCCTCGCAACGGCATCTCCATCATCCCATCAGTCCCGATCGATCACTCCCTCATCCAGGTCGTCGGCATCCCTTCAGCTAATGGAACCGCCTCCTACCTTGAGGCGGCATCATACATTGTCCCGCTTGCTCCGGTGTTGAGATCAGCTGGTCCTTTCATTGGCTCGTCTTCACCACTCTATGTTACCGTGGCAACCATCATGGAAAAGGTTCCTGGCCCATTATCTGAAGGTTCACTATGGCTTTCATCAACAAATCCTTTGGAGAGCCCCCCTCTGCGGTTCAACTACTTGAGTCGCCCTGAGGACTTGGCGCGATGCGTCCTGGGCGTGCGCCGTGTGGCGGAAGTGCTTGAAGGCAGAGCACTGGACGGATTCCGCTCACCGGTTGGATCGGTGAACAGGAGAGGGGCAGTTAGGAGGGATTTCAGGATTGTTGGGATGGCGCTGCCAGTAGAATGGAGAACAGATGATAGAGCTCTAGCAGAGTACTGCCAGCAGACCGTGGCAACGCTATGGCATTATCATGGAGGGTGCATCGCCGGGAAGGTGGTCGATAGAGATTTCCGGGTAATTGGCACCCGTGCACTTCGTGTGGTTGATGCTTCAACGTTCAGTCAGACACCTGGGACGAATCCTCAAGCTACAGTCTTGATGATGGGCAG GTATGTGGGGTTGAAGATGATTGAGGAGAGACACAGCAGAAGGCCAGTTATAACATCATAG
- the LOC112888989 gene encoding probable 4-coumarate--CoA ligase 4: MGSVPEDSAAAVFRSKLPDIEIPRGLSLQAYCFERLPEVSSRSCLIDGQTGAVHTYADVELLSRRAAAALRGLGVGRGGVVMSLLRNCPEFAFVFLGAARLGAATTTANPFYTPHEIHRQADAAGARVIVTEACAVDKVRAFAAERGVPVVSVDGATDGCPRLRDLMDAAEPLAADEEVDPDDIVALPYSSGTTGMPKGVMLTHRSLVTSVAQQVDGENPNLYFSKDDVVLCVLPLFHIYSLNSVLLAGLRAGCAIVIMRKFEIGALVELVRAHGVTVAPFVPPIVVEIAKSPRVGAADLASIRMVMSGAAPMGKDLQDAFMAKIPNAVLGQGYGMTEAGPVLAMCLAFAKEPFEVKSGSCGTVVRNAELKIVDPDTGASLGRNQSGEICIRGEQIMKGYLNDPEATKNTIDKDGWLHTGDIGYVDDDDEIFIVDRLKEIIKYKGFQVPPAELEALLITHPEIKDAAVVSMKDELAGEVPVAFIIRTEDSEISEDEIKQFVAKEVVFYKRINKVFFTDSIPKNPSGKILRKDLRARLAAGIPSGDSTQSKN, encoded by the exons ATGGGGTCCGTCCCGGAGGACTCCgcggcggccgtgttccgcTCCAAGCTCCCGGACATCGAGATCCCGCGCGGCCTCTCGCTGCAGGCCTACTGCTTCGAGCGGCTCCCCGAGGTGTCCTCCCGCTCGTGCCTCATCGACGGGCAGACGGGCGCCGTGCACACCTACGCCGACGTGGAGCTGCTctcgcggcgcgcggcggcggcgctgcgcgggCTCGGGGTGGGCAGGGGGGGCGTGGTGATGAGCCTGCTCCGCAACTGCCCCGAGTTCGCCTTCGTCTTCCTGGGCGCCGCGCGGCTGGGCGCGGCCACCACAACGGCCAACCCGTTCTACACCCCGCACGAGATCCACCGCCAGGCGGACGCGGCGGGGGCGAGGGTGATCGTCACCGAGGCCTGCGCCGTCGATAAGGTGCGCGCATTCGCCGCCGAGCGCGGCGTGCCCGTGGTGTCCGTCGACGGCGCCACCGATGGCTGCCCCCGGCTCCGGGACCTCATGGACGCCGcagagccgctcgccgccgacgaGGAGGTCGACCCCGACGACATCGTCGCGCTGCCATACTCCTCCGGCACCACCGGAATGCCCAAGGGCGTCATGCTCACGCACCGCAGCCTCGTCACCAGCGTCGCGCAGCAG GTGGACGGCGAGAACCCCAACCTGTACTTCAGCAAGGACGACGTGGTGCTCTGCGTGCTGCCGCTGTTCCACATCTACTCGCTTAACTCGGTGCTGCTGGCGGGGCTCCGCGCCGGATGCGCCATCGTGATCATGCGCAAGTTCGAGATCGGCGCGCTGGTGGAGCTGGTGCGCGCGCACGGCGTGACCGTGGCGCCCTTCGTACCGCCCATCGTGGTGGAGATCGCCAAGAGCCCCCGCGTCGGCGCCGCCGACCTCGCCTCCATCCGCATGGTCATGTCCGGCGCCGCGCCCATGGGGAAGGACCTCCAGGACGCGTTCATGGCCAAGATCCCCAACGCCGTGCTCGGCCAG GGGTACGGGATGACCGAGGCAGGGCCCGTGCTGGCCATGTGCCTAGCTTTCGCCAAGGAGCCGTTCGAGGTCAAGTCCGGCTCCTGCGGCACCGTCGTCCGGAACGCCGAGCTGAAGATCGTCGACCCCGACACCGGCGCGTCGCTGGGCCGGAACCAGTCGGGCGAGATTTGCATCCGCGGCGAGCAAATCATGAAAG GTTATCTGAATGATCCAGAAGCCACAAAGAACACCATTGATAAGGATGGATGGCTGCACACCGGCGACATTGGTTATGTTGATGACGACGATGAGATCTTCATTGTTGACAGGCTCAAGGAGATAATCAAATACAAGGGCTTCCAAGTACCTCCTGCAGAACTTGAGGCCCTTCTCATCACACATCCTGAAATTAAGGATGCTGCTGTTGTCTC AATGAAAGATGAACTTGCCGGTGAAGTCCCTGTTGCATTCATTATACGGACTGAAGATTCTGAGATTAGTGAGGACGAGATCAAACAGTTTGTTGCAAAGGAG GTTGTGTTCTACAAGAGGATCAACAAAGTTTTCTTCACGGATTCTATTCCGAAGAATCCTTCTGGCAAAATCCTTAGGAAGGACCTGAGAGCACGGCTTGCTGCAGGAATTCCTAGCGGTGACAGCACACAGTCCAAAAACTAA
- the LOC112888355 gene encoding fasciclin-like arabinogalactan protein 14, producing the protein MAPHLPLLVLLFLVLPAAGDAAAATVAAAAAPRAGSAAAAFNVTEILARYPEFKLFNLLLSKTRVAREINSRNSVTVLVPDNSAVDWLLRRSNRLARASLIELMSVHVVLDYIDAAKLAALPARGQPVVVTTLFQTTGTARNRTGFLNVTAAPRGGAVFVSAAPGSLVSATLKRAVTARPYNISVLQISNFVVPPGVVTRPRPPSPLMLPRMRQMSIAPSPAPTTSPRVPPAALPTSEGDAGEAPDAAEAPAPSSHGHVAQQATSRWWISAAVGMALACSIGYL; encoded by the coding sequence ATGGCTCCTCACCTCCCCTTGCTCGTGCTCCTGTTCCTCGTCCTGCCCGCGgccggcgacgccgccgccgccaccgtcgcggcggcggccgcgccgcgggcaggcagcgccgccgccgccttcaacGTCACGGAGATCCTCGCCCGCTACCCGGAGTTCAAGCTCTTCAACCTGCTCCTCTCCAAGACCCGCGTTGCGCGCGAGATCAACAGCCGGAACTCCGTCACCGTCCTCGTCCCGGACAACTCCGCGGTGGACTGGCTCCTCCGCCGCAGCAACCGGCTGGCGCGCGCCTCGCTCATCGAGCTCATGTCCGTCCACGTCGTGCTCGACTACATCGACGCGGCGAAGCTGGCGGCGCTGCCCGCGCGGGGCCAGCCCGTCGTGGTCACCACGCTGTTCCAGACCACGGGCACCGCGCGGAACCGCACGGGGTTCCTCAACGTCACCGCCgcgccccgcggcggcgccgtctTCGTCTCGGCCGCGCCGGGCTCGCTGGTGAGCGCCACGCTCAAGAGGGCCGTCACCGCCAGGCCCTACAACATATCGGTGCTCCAGATCAGCAACTTCGTCGTGCCGCCGGGCGTCGTCACCaggccgcggccgccgtcgccgctcatGCTGCCGAGGATGAGGCAGATGTCGATCGCGCCGAGCCCCGCGCCGACGACGTCGCCGCGGGTGCCGCCGGCGGCGCTACCGACCTCGGAAGGCGACGCCGGCGAGGCTCCGGACGCTGCTGAAgcgccggcgccgtcgtcgcACGGCCATGTGGCGCAGCAGGCGACGAGTCGTTGGTGGATTAGTGCGGCCGTGGGGATGGCATTGGCATGCTCGATCGGATACTTGTAG
- the LOC112888990 gene encoding CASP-like protein 2C3, with protein MVAAARASEVKAEGFLRGACAALAAAAAALVGLSTQTETVLLVRKKATVKDVQALWVLAMAAAAAAGYHLLQLLKCLYLGRAGGVNPCRRSSRALAWVCLLLDKACAYTTFATTVAAAQACVIALGGAHALQWTKLCNIYTRFCEQVAGSLVLGMLAAVGTAVLSAVSARNVVRLYTPSSPPYAAGH; from the exons ATGGTGGCCGCGGCGCGGGCGTCGGAGGTGAAGGCGGAGGGCTTCCTGCGGGGCGCGTGCGccgcgctggcggcggcggcggcggcgctggtggggCTCAGCACGCAGACCGAGACCGTGCTGCTCGTCCGGAAGAAGGCCACCGTCAAGGACGTCCAGGCCCTCTG GGTGCtggcgatggcggcggccgcggcggcggggtaCCACCTGCTGCAGCTGCTCAAGTGCCTCTACCTCGGCCGCGCCGGCGGCGTCAACCCCTGCCGCCGGAGCAGCAGGGCGTTGGCCTGGGTGTGCCTCCTGCTCGACAAG GCGTGCGCTTACACGACGTTCGCgacgacggtggcggcggcgcaggcgtgCGTGATCGCGCTGGGCGGCGCGCACGCGCTGCAGTGGACCAAGCTCTGCAACATCTACACGCGCTTCTGCGAGCAAGTCGCCGGCAGCCTCGTGCTCGGGATGCTCGCCGCCGTCGGCACCGCCGTCCTCTCCGCCGTATCCGCGCGCAACGTCGTCCGCCTCTACacgccgtcgtcgccgcccTACGCCGCCGGGCACTAG